Genomic segment of Sarcophilus harrisii chromosome 4, mSarHar1.11, whole genome shotgun sequence:
attTATATGGCATCCACTACTGGATGAAGTACACaatcccatttaacagatgagaataTTGAAGATGagttacttgtccaaggtgatacagctagtaggtatcaaggctggatttcaactcaggtcttcctgattccactcCCCATGGGCTCTAGGTCCTTTCTGATTCTAGCCTCCTTTTAAAAAGTTGTTCCCTACTCCTCCTATTTGCACTGAACCAAAGAAGAGTTCCAGGCTActctccccccacttcctcccttcACAAATTTCCGACCTGTTTTCGGGAGCGCAGGGCACATTCTTCCAGAGTCTCAGCAGCCTCTAGCTTCCCCTGACGTCGGTACAAAGCCCCCAAGTTCCTCAGGGTAGTGTTGACTGTAGGGCTGTAGGTGGGGAGGCCAGGAAAGGGAAGGTAGGTTATAAAGATGatatcagaaagaagaaaagagacacaGCAGGAGAGGTAGAAATCTGGAATGCAGACACCTGAGGCCCAAGAAAATAGCCTATCCTATTCTTCAGATATCCCAGCTGGGTCTCAAGCATCCCTCTTACCTGCTGACTTTGCATGCCTTGTACCAGCCTCCATATTCAGCATAAGGTATACCATCCCGGTGCCGGTTCTGCAAAAGGGAATGGAAGAAACATGAGAGATAAAGAAGTTTATGAGGTGAGAAGAAGGATGGTGCCAAAGCATTCTTAGGGTCAGAAGCTGGGCTGAGAAAGTGCCCTAAGCCAACAGAGGGAGCTgaaagagatgggggaaggaggttGGGTAAGGGGGGTagtaaagaacaaaagagaagtgAGGACAGAACCATCCCAGGATCTGTATTCCCAGACTCACTTTGCTCATTTCCTCCCGCTCCTCTGCATGCATCCATATGGGCTTGTGGTCATCTGGGAAGGGGTAACATATAGgacaggaaatagaaaatttagaggGATATGCTGAGTCTGAGGGTATCAGGTTTCAAGGGCAGACTATACTGCTCCTGGGCATTAAGGTCTAAGTCACCCCTGGGAGCCACTCTAGTTTTAAGTCATGTTCTTCTTCCCTTTGACCACCCCCAAATCCCACACACCCACCATCCACAGACCCAAACTCCTGCACGTGGGCCCGGGTTAGAATCTCCTTGTATAGAGTCTCAGCTTCTGCATATTTTCCCTGTTTCAGATAGCAGGAGGCCTGGGGCAGGAGGCAAAAGGGACAGATGGGATattatgaaatgagaagaacaaagggaggagagaggaataaGGTTTCTCTCAAAAGGGTTATAGAACAACTACTCTGCCTCTCTCTTAATCTCCATTTTCTTACCCTCCCTTCctggcccctccccccccccccaacctcaaCCCAGCCTTCCTAATTCTGCCATTTCCCTAGTTTAGCACTAACCTTCCAGCATCCCCAACCTCAAAGCCAAAAGGATTAACCAATTAGGCATTCTGGAGCAGTTCTCACCCACTTCCCAGAGCCCTGGGGTATAGAACTAAAAGGGTGGAAGCACTATATAAGTAGGTATTTACCAGGTCATGACCCTATAAAAtgtaaagtgctctgtaaacctTACAGTGtcatacaaatgttagctatcatcatcatgactactattactattatctcAGTTCTTCCCGTCAAACAGTGTCTCAAGTAGGGGAATGATCAGGTGGACAAAGGATGATTCTCAGTGCCCTGGTTCTCTTGGGAGggctcttcccttctttttttttcttcctcttaccaGATTGTTCTTGGTGCGAGCCACATTTGGATTGTCTGGCCCTAGTTGGCCCTCATAAATGGCTAGGGCCCGGCCATAGTATCGCTCTACTGCCTCATATTTGCCCTGATTCTGACACAGGAGGGCCAGGTTGTTCAGCTGCTTTGCCACATCTGGATGGTCAGTGCCCAAAACCtggcaaagaaagagaaagaagaattgaaTGCAGATCATTGGTTAAGTGGGAAATGAGTCAAGAAAGCAGCAAGAAAAAGGTTAAGACTGGGGTAGAATGGAGGAAACAAAGAAGGAGAGTTGAAGAGAaagaatcctagatttagaaagaaggaaacacCTTTTCTCGGATCTCCAGAGCTCGCTGACACAATGGTTCTGCTTCTTTATACTTGCCCCTCTTCCCATAGAGTACAGCCAAATTGTTGAGAGTGGCAGCCACCTGTGGAGAAAACTCTATTTTTGTCAAAAGCCAACCCTGAAAAAGCAACTCAAAGCACCCATCACTCCAAGGGGACAGGGCTGCCCTTACTTAGGGACATAGAAACTGCCATTCCCCAAATGCCTCACTTCTTCATCTTTGTTTCCAGCAAATGGGCTCTACTGAGGAAATAGCTAGATAGGATTTAGAGAGTAGCTACTCTAAGCCCACCCTCCCGTGAGAGgggtaaaagaaaaatagacatgCTAAgataggggaggggaggaagaggaaggaatgcTGACCGCTGGGTGGTCCCGGCCCAGGGTGCTCTCACGGATGCTCAGGGCGTCATTCAGCAAGTGGGCTGCCTCCTTATATTTGTTCTGGTCCCTGTAGGGGGACAGGACCCCAGAGTTTATGGGGATAGGTtatcatgtatctattttatcCCATCTCCCTCTAGATTGCCCAGGTCATCCCCATCATTCACACCTTATTCATATCTAGCCCTCTTCTCTTTGAGTATAGGGGAAAAGTTTTTCCTTCTATGAGGACAGAAAGCCTGGTGTGAATACCATTGGGAAGGATTCACTGACACCACAGAATCTGTATATGGAATAAAACAGATCTTTCCCCTGAGGAGAGAATAGAAGGCCAAGGAGAAGAGACAGTGACTCTGATGTATAAGGAACAGATAGCTTAAATATAGGAGTCttatgaaaaatagaacaaaCCAGAAAGCACAAAATATAGGAATTAAAGGGATAGAAGTTgaagaaaagaataggaagatAAGAGGATCTAGGGACCATTCTATCACCTCCCATGGTTTCAcaaaaatttgggaagacttatatgaactgatgcaatgcaaagtgagcagaactaagagaacattgtacatagtatcagCAATACTGTAAtaagatcaactgtgaaagacttagctattctgagcaatacaatgatccatgacaaaggactcatgaagaatATTACAAACCACCTATGTACACTGTACATAGTAAGTAATAAAAACAagtttattgttcttatttttggtagcaatcaggaagacctaagggAACTTGAGGAATGGAGAACAGGGCCTCAAGTAGAATAGAGAGAGACAGGTGCACTGActagaaaaaggaaggggggcaGAGGAGGGGAAGCCTTACCGATAGACCAAAGCAAGGATGTTGAGCATGGTGGCAACATCAGGGTGGCCTCTGCCTGAGGTGCGCTCCAGGTCTTCTAGGGCCTGTTTGCAGAGTGGCACTGCCACCTCATAGCGGCCCTGAGCTGCGTACTGGATCACCAGGTTGTGCAGGGTCCGCAGTCGCGCTGGGATCTCATAACCCCCATGCTGAGCTGCTGAAGTGCCCTTGGGCACTAGGACAGCACCACCGTCTCAGAAGATGGCACTGTGCCCACAAAGGACTACTCTACTCACCCAAGAACCATCCCTTTCCCCATTGCTTCCAAGCTCTTGGCTTTTCCTTCTATCAGTGGTCTCTACCCTTAGTCCATTCTCAGTTCTTACCTCCTCCCCTGCCTTTTAATGACACATCAAAGTTTCTACACTTCTTCTCATCCCAATTCCTTAATACTCCATGCCAGCTTCTCATTTCTATTATCCCTTAATCCTATATATCTACTTAAACTGACTGAGGAGTTTGAATCCCAAGAGAATAGAGTTCTCCTCAGTTCTTGTCTTATTTCTATATCCTGCTATGCCAAAACCAGGGcaagaatgaggaaatagagtaGTACTAGAAGTGGGCTGGCTATTAAGCTGCCTATTTACAAGATGTAGTTGGAGCTAAAGAGCTCAGGCTCTCCTTTCTATCTGATTCACCTTCCAGCCTGAGGGATGGACTTACAGTCATGGCTGggctcttcttcctcctcattggGGAAAAGATCATCCAAGGAATCCTTACTGGAGTtgccctctttctcctcctagaAAAATTGAAGCAGCACATGATGGAATAATTGCCTCCTAACAGGAGGCCCTTATAAGGTCACTAATTTGTGGTCCTTGTGCAAAACCAATAATCCATCTGATTCCAAGAAAGATAGAATTTAAACAAAAGCGgtctcttgaatttttaaaaattaagcctCACAGCCACCCATGTTAGAATGTCATATACCTCTCCTCCTTACTATTCTACCTATGAACCTGCTCCTTCAGAaacctccatttctttctctacttgtTAACACAATCTCTACCTCCTTCCTCCTACTCAATTCAGGGAATTATAGTATTGTATTGATCTATATGTGCTTATATGGATTATGTGTCTGCCTCATATCCTGAAGGCAGAAAGTATGTCTGATCTTTAATACGTATCCCAAGTATGTAGGCAGGCACTAAGTCCTTATCAATACTCATGATAAACTTGCTGGCTGActctcactgattttttttaacaaattattttgttaaatatttcctaattacacataaaaaaattttatcattaaaaaaaattttttttttggaacaagaagtttggcaattgttaatgctgtaaagttactcatatatatataacctgtaaataaaaggctattaaaaaaatttttttttgagctccaaattcttttcctcctaccttctcccctccttgagaaggcaagcaatttgatatcgaTGATATTTGTGAAAACTGATCCTCATTGTTAAGAAGTTCTTCCTTATGTCTAACTTTGTTCCCTCAAGGCAAGATTTTTTCTCACCATAAAGACTATCAGCCTTATTAAAGCACTGCCTcctatggtttcagaaaaatttggaaaaacttctatgaactgatgcaaagtaaccagagcagaaccagaacaacatTATACATAGTATTATCAATACTATGTAAcaagatcaactgtgaaagacttagctattctcatcaatacaatgatccatgacaaaaGACTTGTGAAGAATATTAAAATGTcttgcagagaaagaactgatgagtATTGAGAGcagatttttcactttatttttcttgcccttttttccccttaaaaatggCTAATATGTAAagattttgcatgacttcatatatataaaatgagtatcATActacttgccttttcaatgagggagaagctggagaaaggagagaatttacaACTCCAaacaaaaaatatggaaaaagctATCTGcagtgcaaaagaaaaaaaaaaatactacccccaaactgatttttttttaagattattattatagctttttatttgcaagttatatgcatgggtaattttacagcactggcaattgtcaaaccttttgttccaatttttcccctccttcccccccccccccagatggcaggttgactaatacatgttaaatatgttaaagtataaattaaatacaatataagtatatatgtccaaactgttattttgttgtacaaaaagaattggactttgaaatagtgtacaattagcctgtgaaggaaataaaaaatgaaggtggacaaaaatagagggattgggaattctatgtagtggttcatagtcatctcccagagttctttcactgggtgtagctggttcaattcattactgctctattggaactgatttggttcatcttattgctggagatggccatgcccaccagaattgatcatcatataccaAACTACTTTTTCAAACTAATTTCTACTAATACTCTATGAAAATCTTCACTTCAGCACAAATGATCTACCTCCTCTCAAAAATTTGCACTTCCCTATtccctattttaaatatttaactccTACTTTGGTGCCCCAGCAGAGTACTTGGGTTTAAGTCCTATCATGGACATTTCCTAGTTCTGTGGCTTAAGTAATGGAAATCACCTAACCTCTCTAAGCttcatttatttgtaaaaatgtgaACAATCCCTCTTGTACTGCCTACCTCCCAGGGCCCAACGACTCTGACAGTGGAGTGCAAGCTCTGGCAGATATTATCAAAATGGGAAAGATAGACCTTATGACGGACTGTGTGTCTTTGTCCAAGGACCAGCCCAGCTAATTTTGGAGATTTATCTCACATTCAGCTGCATGCTAATgggtgtactttttttttttttttttttttttagttccttcaACTCTTAGAGAACATCTAATAAGACTTAAAAGAGGTGTCATTTGTGTTGGTAAAGGGAGCATCTCCAGGGATAAAAGTATACACTGGAAGTATGTGAAACTATGTAATGTGACGTTATAGCCTGAAATAATACCCTTGAAGCATTAACAAAGTGGCAAAGTATAAGGAGAACTAGGCAATGTACTCTTCAGCAATAACTGGGTTTGAACCCTAGCTCAGGCATGTCCTATCTGTGTGACTATATGTGAATCAACTTAACCACAGTGTTCGCTTCAGTAAAATGGGGGCAAATACCTGCACTATCAATCTCACAGGACTATTGTGAAAAGAGtcctttataaactttaaagagcAACAATAACACAAACTCTATAATTATCAGCCACAATGCTAAGTACATAGTAGGAGTTCAATAAATCTTTGTTGGTACCCGATTCCTGGCCTACCCTCTGCCCAAATCCTGCGCTTTTGTTCCCCCCTTGTGTTCACCTTACTTACCACAGGGGGTCCGTCTTCATCATACTGCCGAAGCTGCCCCATGAACTCCaagtgctttttttcttcctccaactGGGCTACTGCCTGTTCACTGCGCTGCAGGCGCTGCTGAGTACCTGCCAGCTCATCCCTAAGCCATTGGTTCTCCTGACACAATCGCCGCACCTGGGCCCGAAGCTTCTGCTTCTCTGACTCCACTGTGCCTAGGTGATTTGCCAGAGCTAGCATCACCTGGGAAGAGAGGACTGGACTGAAAGGCCCTGTGGCAATGTGGGAAATTGGGAGTTAGATTGGCAGTTAGAAggcttgagtttaaatcccagctctgcaaCTTACTATCTTATGtcaccttggaaaagtcatttcacCTTTGTGAGGTCTCAGATTCCTCCGCTATAAAAGAAAGAGGTTGGGTTCAACATCCTCTAAATTCTCTGTCAACTTTCAATGTATGTACTTATTAAAACCACCAAGTATAGGTATGGAGGAATGGTATGGGTGTGTCAAAGGTTAtgtcttagtttcctaatcttaaaatgaaggaatggaCTAAGCGATCTCTGAAACAAAAAGATCTCTTTTACTGGGACTtctttttgttgaattatttttcagttgtatccaactctttgtgaccccatttggaataattttggcaaagataccaaagtggtttgccatttccttctccagctcattttacagaggaagaaacaagcaaacaggattaagtgacttgttcagggccaCATAGTTAAtatatgtctgaggccagactgaAATCCACGCTCTTAAGACTGGCACTCagtctatccaccacaccacctagctgccttcttaCTGATTCATCTCTTACCTATCCATTTTAGCCCACATCATCCAATTGTTctgttctttatctcttttgtttaagtcagtaagtatttattaagcatatactatgtaTGAGGAACTGGGTTAAGTTCTTAGAGATATTAAAGAATGGCAAAAAGACAGTCTCTGATTTCAAGggactcacagtctaatgggaaaataacatgcaaatgattatatacaaaacaagctatatacaaaataaattggaaattagcaaagGGAAGACACCAGCATTAAGAGGGGATAAGGAGGGTTTCCTATAAAAGGTGaggattttagttgaaacttgaAAGTTGAGAAACCAGAAgctagaaatgaggaagaagagaattctgGCCAAAAGAGAGAGCCtgtgaaaatgcctggagtaaGGATATGCAGTGGGAAGTAGTGGGAAAGCCAGTGTCACTGGACTGCAGAACAGAAGACAATAAAGTATACTAAGACTGTGAAGGCAGGAAAGGACcaaattataaagaactttaaaagctaaCAGAGAATTATGCTAATTTAGTTTAGAGGTAAAAAGCAACTACTTAGAGTTTATGAAATAGAAGGGTAACCTAGTCAAGcctgttttaggaaaatcacagcTAAGCAGAGGATGATTTGAATGGATAGAAATTTGTGGCAGGGAAACCAGCAACAAAGCTATTGCAATACTAAAGGCCTGTGCCAGAGTGGTCACAGTGTCAGAGAGGAGTAAGGGGCATATGAGAGAGATGTTACAAATATTAAATTGACAGGACCCTTTTTATTGACTTTCCCCAAAACACATACCTCTTAGTTTTTTTGATAAACCCATCCCTCTCTCCCAGTTCTTAGTCCTGAATTTTCCTCCAAAACCCACTCATCCTTCCCTTGAAATCTTATCTTTACCCTATCCTCCATCCCAGCCCCCTATATCTCAGTTCCCTCAATCTTACCTGTGCCTCCCCCAGTCCCAGCTCAATGTTTTCCATGGAACGGCGAAGCTGCCGAGCCTTCTCATGTACCAGTCCAGCTTCATGGCCCTCATGCTGCAGGCACTGAATAGCATGAGCTAGGCTCTGTAACACTGCCTGGTGCTCGCTTTTCAGTGCTTCCAAACCTTGGCTCACCAGCCGAGTGCTCCCCAGAATCTCCTCTTGGCTCAACCGGTGCACTGATGGCTCTTCCCGCTGTCCCAGCATCAGTCCTGACATCCTGGGTCAGGGGATTCCAACCTGgactgggggagagggagagggaaagggaaagagagtggaagacagagagagaaagagaataacttAGTTTTGTGGGGAAGAGATATCACTATGAGAATAAGAGAATAGAACAGTATATTAGAGAAATCAAGACTCAATGTGTAGAAAGTAACATTGGAGATGAATAACATTCAGCAGAAGAGATATGGGAAGAGATGATGGACATCAGAATTGACAAAAGTGTTGAGCAGGAGAAATATACAAACATTACACAAACTGGAAGGGAAGAGGCTAAAATAATGGGTTTAAGAGGGAAAAGCAGGACTTGGAATTGTTGAGAGAGGGTGATAGTGAAGATCAATGAAAGGAATAATAGAACAGAAAACAGATTATTATTctagaaaagagagaagtaaTAGTTCTCACAGTGAAAAAAGAGACTGGAGAACCTCAGCAGCAAGAGAAAGACACAGTCATCTCATGAAGTTTAGTCCTTTATTTCTCTTAGCTACCCAAGATTCCTTGATCCCAACCTCATTCAGTCATGGttatctctgcttttttctccaatttttattCTCTACCCTCTTCTTTCCCATGGCTCAGTCATTGTCCCAAGCCCTATTGCCCTAACCAAGAGCGGAGCCTTGGACTGCAGGGATGAAGCAGGAGCCAAGAGCCAAGagctatgaaaaagaaagaaccttACTCAGCTCAGCAGATTGGGAGACGCCCTATACAAAGTCCAAGAATCCAATACTAACACCCCCCCCCCTCAGTATTAGAGCACCTGCCACAGAACCCCACCTAGGAAAAAAAGCCCTTTCTTTTGCTTAATACATACCCAAACCCTCCAAAAGAACCATCTCCCTTACTTCCCCCCAAAACTCTTAAGTCAGTCCTGAGCTTAAGCATGAATAAGAAGAGAGCTTACCTGGAAACCTAAGGGAGAGTGAAGTTCTGTTTCCCCAGGTTTATTAGTCAAAAAGGATCCTTGTACCTAGAGGGAAGTATGAGAGTACAAGGGTCAGTTTATATGAAAATAGCAAAGGAATTTAGCCTAGGTCAGATACTCTCATTCCACTTTGTAGTCCCACTTCTACCCCAGGCAATTAAAGTAGGGGGTTATTCCCCAGTACCAGTGAGCAACATTTACTAACTTGCAAACTCAAGTCTTGAGACATTGTGGTCTGAGTCTCTGAGGTTCACTAGTAGGTATGACTTTCTGATTATCAGGAGTGGggtgaagagagaagagaaagcataTAACCCCTTATCTCTCTgggctgtgggggaggggggattgtCTGTCTATCCTGGAAGCTACAATAGTTATAGTagttatgttaaatatatattgtcatgtaacataataataacataagttacacataatatacatataacataacatatagTTACATTTTACTTTCTAACTTgacagaatgtgtgtgtgtgtgtgtgtgtgtgtgtgtgtgtgtgtgtgtgtccacatCAGGGGGAACTATGTCTGTTGCCCAAGAGAGctgagaa
This window contains:
- the KLC4 gene encoding kinesin light chain 4 isoform X2, whose product is MLALANHLGTVESEKQKLRAQVRRLCQENQWLRDELAGTQQRLQRSEQAVAQLEEEKKHLEFMGQLRQYDEDGPPVEEKEGNSSKDSLDDLFPNEEEEEPSHDLPKGTSAAQHGGYEIPARLRTLHNLVIQYAAQGRYEVAVPLCKQALEDLERTSGRGHPDVATMLNILALVYRDQNKYKEAAHLLNDALSIRESTLGRDHPAVAATLNNLAVLYGKRGKYKEAEPLCQRALEIREKVLGTDHPDVAKQLNNLALLCQNQGKYEAVERYYGRALAIYEGQLGPDNPNVARTKNNLASCYLKQGKYAEAETLYKEILTRAHVQEFGSVDDDHKPIWMHAEEREEMSKNRHRDGIPYAEYGGWYKACKVSSPTVNTTLRNLGALYRRQGKLEAAETLEECALRSRKQGTDPISQTKVVELLGEAQENPAASVKFEGGEEASVAVEWSGDGSGTLQRSGSLGKIRDVFRRSSELLVRKLQGNEHRPSSSNMKRAASLNHLNQPSQQSLQGSRGLSASTMNLSSSS
- the KLC4 gene encoding kinesin light chain 4 isoform X1, whose amino-acid sequence is MSGLMLGQREEPSVHRLSQEEILGSTRLVSQGLEALKSEHQAVLQSLAHAIQCLQHEGHEAGLVHEKARQLRRSMENIELGLGEAQVMLALANHLGTVESEKQKLRAQVRRLCQENQWLRDELAGTQQRLQRSEQAVAQLEEEKKHLEFMGQLRQYDEDGPPVEEKEGNSSKDSLDDLFPNEEEEEPSHDLPKGTSAAQHGGYEIPARLRTLHNLVIQYAAQGRYEVAVPLCKQALEDLERTSGRGHPDVATMLNILALVYRDQNKYKEAAHLLNDALSIRESTLGRDHPAVAATLNNLAVLYGKRGKYKEAEPLCQRALEIREKVLGTDHPDVAKQLNNLALLCQNQGKYEAVERYYGRALAIYEGQLGPDNPNVARTKNNLASCYLKQGKYAEAETLYKEILTRAHVQEFGSVDDDHKPIWMHAEEREEMSKNRHRDGIPYAEYGGWYKACKVSSPTVNTTLRNLGALYRRQGKLEAAETLEECALRSRKQGTDPISQTKVVELLGEAQENPAASVKFEGGEEASVAVEWSGDGSGTLQRSGSLGKIRDVFRRSSELLVRKLQGNEHRPSSSNMKRAASLNHLNQPSQQSLQGSRGLSASTMNLSSSS